A genomic window from Rhodococcus sp. KBS0724 includes:
- a CDS encoding ferredoxin, which yields MKVSVDPDGCKGHGVCLTIAPEVFTLTDDGYAEAIADEVPAGSEGAVRDAVSNCPERAITLT from the coding sequence ATGAAGGTTTCGGTCGACCCGGACGGGTGCAAGGGACACGGCGTCTGCCTCACCATCGCCCCTGAGGTCTTCACTCTCACCGACGACGGTTACGCCGAGGCGATTGCCGACGAGGTTCCGGCAGGCTCGGAAGGTGCAGTTCGCGACGCTGTCTCGAACTGCCCTGAGCGCGCAATCACCTTGACCTGA
- a CDS encoding DUF1330 domain-containing protein produces the protein MPKGYVILTEAVKDEAGMNAYGRASAPSLAKGGATVLSVETTPRVLEGDWHGDRTVVLEFASVEAARTWYESDEYQEAKVLRENAAETNAVILSGFEMPSRRG, from the coding sequence ATGCCCAAGGGATATGTCATCTTGACCGAAGCCGTCAAGGACGAAGCCGGCATGAATGCCTATGGCCGGGCGTCTGCGCCCTCACTGGCAAAGGGCGGCGCCACAGTTCTGTCGGTCGAGACGACGCCTCGCGTACTCGAGGGCGATTGGCACGGCGACCGGACCGTTGTACTCGAGTTCGCATCGGTCGAGGCGGCTCGCACTTGGTACGAGTCCGACGAGTACCAGGAGGCAAAGGTGCTGCGCGAGAATGCTGCCGAGACCAACGCCGTGATCCTGTCAGGATTCGAGATGCCGAGTCGCCGTGGGTGA
- a CDS encoding carboxymuconolactone decarboxylase family protein codes for MRLSPLPEADWDDQVRLSLRGMLPRERQNPEGAGPALSTLVNHPELTRDFLIFSTRMLYRNSLPPRLRELAILRVATRRNCAYEKTHHIIIAQEEAGLTLAEVESAIRGEALVEPDITVLRAVEELEVDSIVSDETWAALSEYFDKRQLMDFVFTVGCYGLMAMAFNSFGIEPDHESE; via the coding sequence ATGCGGCTATCTCCGTTACCCGAAGCAGATTGGGACGACCAGGTTCGCTTGTCGTTGCGCGGAATGCTTCCCCGTGAGCGGCAGAACCCGGAAGGTGCCGGACCGGCCCTGTCCACCTTGGTGAATCACCCCGAGTTGACCAGGGACTTCCTCATCTTCAGCACGCGAATGCTGTACCGCAACAGCCTTCCGCCCCGCCTGCGCGAACTGGCGATCCTGAGGGTTGCAACGCGCCGAAACTGCGCTTACGAGAAGACCCATCACATCATCATCGCCCAGGAAGAAGCAGGCTTGACGCTGGCCGAGGTCGAATCGGCCATACGCGGCGAAGCCCTCGTCGAACCCGACATCACAGTACTGCGCGCCGTCGAAGAACTCGAAGTCGATTCGATCGTCTCCGACGAGACCTGGGCTGCACTCAGCGAGTATTTCGACAAACGACAACTGATGGATTTTGTCTTCACCGTCGGCTGCTATGGCCTGATGGCCATGGCCTTCAACTCATTTGGCATCGAGCCAGACCACGAAAGCGAGTAG